One genomic region from Ornithinicoccus hortensis encodes:
- a CDS encoding M14 family zinc carboxypeptidase gives MSRRRLAAVLSAALLVATPAAFADPGGGDPPGAQGAGAVAAEDLPQGSERALVRLALPDRAALEALVAADADIAAVPAPSPESRDGLVLVDLVLTGDELTALRADGATVRQVIQREGDAQQRFEASREAAQERHAAGLSPQTVDGVVQPADTVAVDYAYWWESGGQVFLQVQASTSATADPDLEIEVEWETQDGTTGSFPLFRYVDAGQYMYHYYLPMPLPDVPVSVTATSSEGGTATAGTAPWPGTDAPELPEGYQHDFIDHYMTPAEIGERIDRLADQYSDLVDVVELPNATNGYRRTAKAVVGDRETAAIIVESVDYGSEGMNDTEVIVEAPTEPDAELTGDYIDRTLFISLATDADGQVTSTTDEVAAYITAQFPDTFNAFVAQTSEGETMTEADAVLSDDLAASHLPDEGQTVRLLRIGKHRDGSRPGVFTYSQEHAREWVTPLANLEFAERMLANAHTDEETAQLLEETEIFVLPVVNPDGANYSFYDDNWQRKNMTEHCTGQDRDPRYADGWGVDINRNYAVGSYHDGYVGGSANCLSGTYAGPAELSEPESSNVVAVAESYPNITHAINVHSYGGYFMWSPGAYKMPGRETLPYPDPATLAEFQDASARIIAAIAGHRDTVTWTSNTGPVTDVLYSAAGNSGDHLYYEFDIIAWDFEVGNDVWREDFQQWQGVGFQPEWDEAHEESQEYAAGLVELVRVAADANRSVTRLRGEDRYATSVAIGQEAFPEATTATLVSGEESHLVDGLVAAPLAYQREAPLLATRSAQLSPVVADDLAARNVTEVTVVGGTAAVGEGVVEDLEAMGITVTRVGGADRYETAVGVADLIGGTTAVVASGEPGHLIDALAVSGAASDAAVPIVLVRRDQVPDPTAAWLDAETDSSVAVGGSAAISEAVLGELPDAVRVSGANRWSTAVAVADHYVAAGLDASSVTVGSGEPGHLVDALPGGVLGEPILLTRVAQLPPETGDWIAASGDTAHAYVLGGTQAVGQSVVEELEALLAAD, from the coding sequence ATGTCGCGTCGTCGCCTTGCCGCTGTGCTCTCCGCCGCCCTCCTGGTCGCCACGCCGGCTGCGTTCGCGGATCCGGGCGGCGGGGATCCACCGGGCGCACAGGGCGCAGGCGCGGTCGCGGCCGAGGACCTGCCGCAGGGCAGCGAGCGGGCGCTGGTCCGGCTCGCGCTGCCGGACCGGGCGGCCCTGGAGGCCCTGGTGGCCGCGGACGCCGACATCGCAGCGGTCCCGGCGCCCTCCCCGGAGTCGCGGGACGGTCTGGTCCTGGTCGACCTGGTCCTGACCGGCGACGAGCTGACCGCGCTGCGCGCCGACGGCGCGACGGTGCGCCAGGTGATCCAGCGCGAGGGCGATGCCCAGCAGCGCTTCGAGGCGAGCCGGGAGGCCGCGCAGGAGCGGCACGCGGCCGGGCTGAGCCCGCAGACCGTCGACGGCGTCGTCCAACCGGCCGACACCGTGGCGGTCGACTACGCCTACTGGTGGGAGTCGGGCGGGCAGGTCTTCCTCCAGGTCCAGGCCTCGACCTCGGCGACCGCCGACCCCGACCTGGAGATCGAGGTGGAGTGGGAGACCCAGGACGGCACGACCGGCAGCTTCCCGCTGTTCCGGTACGTCGACGCCGGGCAGTACATGTACCACTACTACCTCCCGATGCCGCTGCCGGACGTCCCCGTCTCGGTGACGGCCACCTCCAGCGAAGGCGGCACCGCCACCGCCGGCACCGCACCCTGGCCGGGCACCGACGCGCCGGAGCTCCCGGAGGGCTACCAGCACGACTTCATCGACCACTACATGACGCCGGCCGAGATCGGCGAGCGGATCGACCGGCTCGCCGACCAGTACTCCGACCTCGTCGACGTCGTCGAGCTGCCCAACGCGACCAACGGCTACCGGCGCACCGCCAAGGCGGTCGTCGGCGACCGGGAGACCGCCGCGATCATCGTGGAGTCGGTCGACTACGGCTCGGAGGGGATGAACGACACCGAGGTCATCGTGGAGGCGCCGACCGAGCCCGACGCCGAGCTCACCGGCGACTACATCGACCGGACGCTGTTCATCTCCCTCGCCACGGACGCGGACGGGCAGGTGACGAGCACGACCGACGAGGTGGCGGCATACATCACCGCGCAGTTCCCGGACACCTTCAACGCCTTCGTCGCCCAGACCTCCGAGGGGGAGACGATGACCGAGGCCGACGCCGTCCTGAGCGACGACCTCGCCGCCAGCCACCTGCCCGACGAGGGGCAGACGGTGCGGCTGCTGCGGATCGGCAAGCACCGCGACGGCTCCCGGCCGGGGGTCTTCACCTACAGCCAGGAGCATGCGCGCGAGTGGGTCACCCCGCTGGCCAACCTGGAGTTCGCCGAGCGGATGCTGGCCAACGCGCACACCGACGAGGAGACGGCCCAGCTGCTGGAGGAGACCGAGATCTTCGTGCTGCCGGTGGTCAACCCGGACGGCGCAAACTACTCCTTCTACGACGACAACTGGCAGCGCAAGAACATGACCGAGCACTGCACCGGCCAGGACCGCGACCCGCGGTATGCCGACGGCTGGGGCGTGGACATCAACCGCAACTATGCGGTGGGGTCCTACCACGACGGGTATGTCGGCGGGTCGGCCAACTGCCTGTCCGGCACCTATGCCGGCCCGGCGGAGCTGTCCGAGCCGGAGTCGAGCAACGTGGTGGCGGTCGCCGAGAGCTACCCCAACATCACCCACGCGATCAACGTGCACAGCTACGGCGGTTACTTCATGTGGTCGCCGGGCGCCTACAAGATGCCCGGCCGGGAGACGCTGCCCTACCCGGACCCAGCGACGCTGGCCGAGTTCCAGGACGCCTCGGCGCGGATCATCGCCGCGATCGCCGGGCACCGGGACACCGTCACCTGGACCTCCAACACTGGCCCGGTGACCGACGTGCTCTACAGCGCGGCCGGCAACTCCGGTGACCACCTCTACTACGAGTTCGACATCATCGCCTGGGACTTCGAGGTCGGCAACGACGTGTGGCGCGAGGACTTCCAGCAGTGGCAGGGCGTCGGCTTCCAGCCCGAGTGGGACGAGGCGCACGAGGAGTCGCAGGAGTATGCCGCAGGCCTGGTCGAGCTGGTCCGCGTCGCCGCCGACGCCAACCGGTCGGTGACCCGGCTGCGCGGCGAGGACCGGTATGCGACCTCCGTCGCGATCGGGCAGGAGGCCTTCCCGGAGGCCACCACGGCCACCCTGGTCAGCGGCGAGGAGTCGCACCTGGTCGACGGGCTCGTCGCGGCCCCGCTGGCCTACCAGAGGGAGGCGCCGCTGCTCGCCACCCGCTCCGCCCAGCTGTCCCCGGTCGTCGCGGACGACCTGGCCGCCCGCAACGTCACCGAGGTCACGGTGGTCGGCGGCACGGCCGCGGTCGGTGAGGGCGTGGTCGAGGACCTCGAGGCGATGGGCATCACGGTCACCCGGGTCGGGGGCGCGGACCGTTACGAGACGGCGGTCGGTGTGGCCGACCTGATCGGCGGGACCACCGCCGTCGTCGCCTCCGGCGAGCCCGGTCACCTGATCGACGCGCTCGCGGTCTCCGGGGCTGCCTCCGACGCCGCGGTGCCGATCGTGCTGGTCCGGCGCGACCAGGTCCCGGACCCGACCGCGGCCTGGTTGGACGCCGAGACGGACTCCAGCGTCGCGGTCGGCGGCAGCGCCGCGATCTCCGAGGCCGTGCTGGGCGAGCTGCCCGACGCGGTCCGGGTCTCCGGGGCGAACCGGTGGTCCACCGCGGTCGCCGTCGCCGACCACTACGTGGCCGCGGGGCTGGACGCCTCCTCGGTGACCGTCGGCTCCGGCGAGCCCGGACACCTGGTCGACGCCCTGCCCGGCGGCGTGCTGGGCGAGCCCATCCTGCTCACCCGGGTGGCACAGCTGCCGCCGGAGACCGGCGACTGGATCGCGGCGAGCGGGGACACCGCGCACGCCTACGTCCTCGGCGGCACGCAGGCCGTGGGCCAGTCGGTCGTCGAGGAGCTGGAGGCGCTCCTGGCCGCGGACTGA
- a CDS encoding cell wall-binding repeat-containing protein: MHPTRRSRLRAGLAVGSVAPLLAMALAPGIAQASEDTPDRATVSPDALGAGPSAVTVGNANALAQALASPSASVTGAAMETQPAEVSAGTADSSLAGFPTDGGTFAILSSGQVASVDQPGIFASTPLGGPAVRGDSDRDVTVLRVDLDVPTGSNCLSFDFRFLSEEYPVYVGSQFNDAFIAELDESTWTTSGSEINAPDNFAFDAEGNVVSINSTGIGGMTPENGGGTAFDGGTGPDGGDTNGAATVRLAASSQVTPGAHSVYFSIFDQGDSSLDSAVFLDNLVVGFTPDPEVDCAPGAVVVTHDLDLDPDSGSAEVGTEHTVTAALTDDTGAPVADTTIEFAVTGANSTSGTATTDADGSAAFSYTGTAPGTDTISGCARPVAGEACTATDTVSFTWTQDGKAVERIWGSDRYGTAAAISATSWDPGQETVYLATGLNYPDAMPAGALGGTHDAPVLLTRTASLPEDTVAELERLQPQKIVVLGGNAAVSTTLDAQLAELAQADTDDEVSRIFGADRYETAGMAAQTYPTGGALAYVAAGTDFPDALAAASRAGALGAPVLLTRHGELPQATADALTYLAADNIIVLGGSEAVSDDVVTALEDYTDGTVTRVSGEDRYGTAAALSTDYDPGVNAVFVATGQVYADAMTGGPISVAIGGPILMTRPDELPDATIAELERLDPQRIIVLGGTAAVSQQIQNDLVVYFD; encoded by the coding sequence ATGCATCCCACTCGAAGGTCCCGGCTGCGTGCCGGGCTGGCGGTAGGCAGCGTCGCGCCGCTGCTCGCGATGGCGCTCGCGCCGGGGATCGCCCAGGCCAGCGAGGACACCCCGGACCGTGCGACGGTCTCGCCCGACGCCCTGGGGGCCGGGCCGAGCGCGGTCACGGTCGGCAACGCCAACGCGCTGGCACAGGCGCTTGCGTCCCCGTCGGCGAGCGTGACCGGCGCCGCCATGGAGACGCAGCCGGCCGAGGTCTCGGCCGGCACGGCCGACAGCTCGCTGGCCGGCTTTCCGACCGACGGCGGAACCTTCGCCATCCTCTCTTCGGGCCAGGTCGCGAGTGTCGACCAGCCGGGCATCTTCGCCAGCACGCCCCTCGGCGGGCCGGCCGTGCGGGGTGACTCCGACCGCGACGTGACGGTCCTGCGGGTGGACCTCGACGTGCCGACCGGCTCGAACTGCCTGAGCTTCGACTTCCGGTTCCTGTCCGAGGAGTACCCGGTCTATGTCGGGTCGCAGTTCAACGACGCGTTCATCGCCGAGCTCGACGAGTCCACCTGGACTACCTCGGGGTCGGAGATCAACGCCCCCGACAACTTCGCCTTCGACGCCGAGGGCAATGTGGTGAGCATCAACTCGACCGGCATCGGCGGGATGACCCCGGAGAACGGTGGCGGCACGGCCTTCGACGGCGGCACGGGTCCGGACGGCGGGGACACCAACGGTGCCGCGACCGTGCGGCTGGCGGCCTCCTCCCAGGTCACGCCCGGCGCCCACTCGGTCTACTTCTCCATCTTCGACCAGGGCGACTCCTCGCTCGACTCGGCGGTGTTCCTGGACAACCTGGTCGTGGGCTTCACCCCCGACCCGGAGGTCGACTGCGCGCCCGGTGCCGTCGTGGTCACCCACGACCTCGACCTGGACCCCGACTCCGGGAGCGCCGAGGTCGGCACGGAGCACACGGTGACCGCCGCCCTCACCGACGACACGGGTGCCCCGGTCGCGGACACCACGATCGAGTTCGCGGTCACCGGGGCCAACAGCACCTCCGGCACCGCCACCACCGACGCGGACGGGTCGGCGGCCTTCAGCTACACCGGGACCGCTCCGGGCACCGACACCATCAGCGGGTGCGCGAGGCCCGTCGCGGGCGAGGCGTGCACGGCGACGGACACGGTCTCCTTCACCTGGACCCAGGACGGCAAGGCCGTCGAGCGGATCTGGGGCTCGGACCGCTACGGGACCGCCGCGGCGATCTCGGCGACCTCGTGGGACCCGGGCCAGGAGACGGTCTACCTGGCGACCGGCCTGAACTACCCGGACGCCATGCCGGCCGGCGCCCTGGGCGGCACCCACGACGCACCGGTGCTGCTGACCCGCACGGCCAGCCTCCCGGAGGACACGGTGGCCGAGCTGGAGCGGCTGCAGCCGCAGAAGATCGTCGTGCTGGGCGGCAACGCCGCGGTGTCCACCACCCTGGATGCGCAGCTGGCCGAGCTCGCCCAGGCGGACACCGACGACGAGGTCAGCCGGATCTTCGGGGCGGACCGGTACGAGACGGCCGGGATGGCCGCCCAGACGTACCCGACCGGCGGTGCCCTGGCCTACGTGGCCGCGGGCACCGACTTCCCGGACGCGCTGGCGGCGGCCTCCCGGGCCGGCGCCCTCGGGGCCCCGGTGCTGCTCACCCGGCACGGTGAGCTGCCGCAGGCCACGGCGGACGCGCTGACCTACCTGGCCGCGGACAACATCATCGTGCTCGGCGGCTCCGAGGCCGTCTCGGACGACGTGGTCACCGCGCTCGAGGACTACACCGACGGCACGGTCACCCGGGTCTCCGGTGAGGACCGGTACGGCACGGCGGCCGCCCTGTCCACGGACTACGACCCCGGCGTGAACGCCGTCTTCGTGGCCACCGGTCAGGTGTATGCCGACGCGATGACGGGCGGGCCGATCTCGGTCGCCATCGGCGGCCCGATCCTGATGACCCGACCGGACGAGCTGCCCGACGCCACGATCGCCGAGCTCGAGCGGCTCGACCCGCAACGGATCATCGTGCTGGGCGGCACCGCCGCGGTCTCCCAGCAGATCCAGAACGACTTGGTCGTCTACTTCGACTAG